The Stigmatopora argus isolate UIUO_Sarg chromosome 1, RoL_Sarg_1.0, whole genome shotgun sequence genome segment CAAGGGCAGGACTTTTCCACCACCGGTTCTGGGATGTATGGTATCAtcggaaaaatacaaatacttttgTAATcttttgattaaaataaaatgttgtcaTTGCCCCCAAGGTACGAGCTCCCAGCTCCATCTGCAGGTCAAAAGAATGACATTACAGCTTGGCAGGAATGCGTGAACAACTCCATGGCCCAGTTGGAGCACCAAGCGGTTCGCATCGAGAACCTGGAGCTCATGTCGCAGTATGGAACCAATGCATGGAAAGTCTATAACGAGTGCGTAAACGTTGCTTCTTACTGTGGAACAAtaacttttggattttttggggggaaaggcaTCTAACCAAGAATTCTCTGATCACGCTTCTAGTATGTTGGCCTTCATGATCGAAATGGCACAAAAGGAACTTCAGAAATTCAGGTGAAGAGTTTTCTGTAAAGGTTTCTGCGAGTGAAATGAAGAATGCTGGTGTGTTTACTGGTTGATTTGACTTCTGTCACCCGCAGGAAACAAATTCAAGATCTGAATTGGCAGCGTAAAAACGAACAGTTGGCTGGAGGAGCCAAACTTCGCGAGCTTGAATCAAAGTATGTAGCATGATTTGCTGTGTCCATTTCATTTAGGTGTTCTTAATTAAGATTTGTCGCATTTTGTCCCACAACAGCTGGGTGTCGCTGGTCAGCAAGAACTACGAGATTGAGCGTGCTATCGTTCatcaagaaaatgaaatgagtcaACTCAAACAGCAGCAGGGAGACGAGAACAAGGAGAACATCAGGCAGGATTTTTGACCTACAGACTTATTCCTTCTTTGTCAGGCACGTCTTTTTTTGTTCATACAATATTTGAAAAGGTGGATATTTGACAACAGATCAAGGAAGGAAGTCAATGATAAAGGATGACTCCCTACCTGGTTATGAAGAGATCTGAATGATGACTGATAAATCTGTTTCCTGTCGCATTGCCTTTATTCATCAACTTTGTTTTTAGGACATTTcaataaagtcattttttatttccaaAAGTGGACTTTCTATCATTATGGTCACCATTAGAGTTAAGACTGGTTTTATTCACTCTTAATGAAGACTATTATTGTCCGTAGCCAATTGGAAACTATTGACTTATCAGTGTTCTATTTTTTGAACATTTATGAATGTTGGCATGGAATACCAATGCAtgtttatatttctttttcctGAACTTTCAAATTGGTGAGATGCAGACCTAACAAGACTACAATTTCTATTCTTGCTTAGCCTTTCCGGCGTACTAGAAGGTTCTCACAATACCTTCCAGTCCAATGACCATTATCTCCATTGACGTGAAACTGGCATGGTTTTGCTAAGAGTCCATTGTCTATAATTACATTGTTTTTGAAATAATGGACTAAGTGATTTATGCTGCTGGAGCTCAAGTGATTTCATGTCTTCTGTTCCATTACACTTGACGTGGTTCCAGCCAAAAGTCCATATGCAGgtcttttttccctttatttaAGAAATTGGCAACCATTTGGTAATACTCCATTCTGCTGGTTGGACCATTGACAACGACAAAAAATGGTAGTTTATATTGAATATATAATCTGCATTTAGACCAgcggtctccaaactattccacaaaagttcgcaggtttttgttccaaacaaATAAGACATCTTTTCACTAATCTTTTAGTTGATCCACAGCGGCCCCTAAGGGccggtttggacacccctgatttagagtcaATATTGCTTTGGTCAGGAGGGATGAACAAATAGACCTGAACAGTTGAAAAACCAGCTGTCTGGAAAATTAACAAAAGAAAGGCTTTATGAGCGACAATAATTGCGTTAACACATCCAACCCTCCGTGTGCTCAAAAGCCTTTGGAAAAACTTAAACAGAATTAAACTCGATGCAGACGCAAGAACAGAAAAGTGACCCACCGCGTCTTTCCCGGACTCCACAGACCAGTTTGCAGGCACTCGAAGGTCAACACCCGTGTCAAATTTGACAGTGCAAATTTCTGTGGTAAACATTCCCCAACTCTTTTTGTTCATGTAGCAGTCTCATATACTGAGGGTATTTAGAGCTGGTATTAAAGTGAAAGGTTCTGGAAGGTTTCTGCTCTGATCCCTTCTGTTGTTGAGGACTTTAAGTCGATTTCGGTCCTCTTGCCGCTGTTTTTTCTTCTCGTGTCTCTTgccctcctttttaaatttgttggaCAGCTGAGAATGACAGACAGATAAGCGTTCCGTACGTCAACTTCATTAACATCGTTTACAAAAATCTTCCGTGTTTACAAGCACGTGGTGATGTGAGAAATGAATACACATTATCTTGATGAATTGTGTATCATTGTCATTATCATTTACCATGGATATTATCTGAAATTGAAAGTGCCCGACACAGCAAGCGAGCATTTTGCATATTGAATTTTTGCCTAATCTCTGTGTCTAGTGACTTGGGTCTTAGTCATAATATCTGAGCTAGCGCACTCGATGTACTTTGCATTCTGCAACTTTATGATTTACAAATTAAGCACTGTCCACATTTATGTGTTATTGTCTGTTCAATTTAATGAATTCAAGTTTTATAGTAGCTATAAGAAAATtgtgccgtattttctcgcatataagccgtagttgtaacaacaacaaaaaagacttaatcaaggaagcggcttatatgcgcacaagacttaaagcgttgctatacttttttcgccagtagatgtcggcaaattaatatttactatttgttggttattttctgttttgcagtatgGAAACAACCTTTACTgtagcggtccccaacctttttctcaccacaGACCGGTAAATCTCGTTCAATTTTTTCGCAGACCGTCTAATGGGGACggtgacaacttaagacaaaattgtgcgGGGTCCATGACGGCAAAAAAAGGTCCCaaacataatagcaattatttattattattattataacaacttttctcatttcaagtagaagGGCGAGGTTGAAagcgttaatatttatttctctgatggACTGGCACCAGTTAACTCGCAGATCGGTACCGGTCAGTGGACCAGTGTTTGGGGACCGTTGCactactggatgaattactaacttccttatgatattgaccctgataatgtgcttttgattcatacagtatctcagaaatttcttaaggt includes the following:
- the bcas2 gene encoding pre-mRNA-splicing factor SPF27; this translates as MSGTAAVAGEVFVDALPYFDQGYDATGVREAAAALVEEETRRYRPTKNYLSYLPTPDFAAFETEIMKNEFDRLASRQPMDLLSMKRYELPAPSAGQKNDITAWQECVNNSMAQLEHQAVRIENLELMSQYGTNAWKVYNDMLAFMIEMAQKELQKFRKQIQDLNWQRKNEQLAGGAKLRELESNWVSLVSKNYEIERAIVHQENEMSQLKQQQGDENKENIRQDF